The stretch of DNA TGACGCTGGTCCGATTATTTTCATCATCTGATGCTTTGAGGATAGATCATGACCATTGGATGTATTCTGCGCCACGTATATAAACATCACACAACCCTTCCAAACCCTAACTCCGTAGCCGGCGGCGCAGACGCATCCTTGCTGCGGTCACTCTCTCCCGCCTAGCTATACGACAGCGGTGATGCTCGTCTTCTTCTTAAGGTAGGGCGCGACGAGCTTCCCGGctcctccagaagccatgggccGGCACGACACGATGGGCCGCCGTGCCTATCGGCACGACACGACACGATTAAGGAGACATAGTGCCGTGCCTAGATCGAGAATTTAACATGATGGTTCGAAACAGCACGCACGCTAAGATATAGGTCTTGTCatcaaaaaactaaaaagttttaaaaattctctatcacatcgaatctttcggcacatccatgaagcattaaatatagacgaaaataaaaactaatcgcacagtttaactgtaaaatcgcgagacgaatcttttgatcctagttagtctatgattggataatatttgctacaaacaaacgaaagtgctacagtagcgaaatccaaaatctttttcatataaacaaggccatggtagcatatagggtgtgtttggttgtgtGGCTCCAGCTAGCCTGGCTAGAAAGGTAAGCCAGGTTTGAGTTAGCCTGTCCAAGTTAAGCCACCCTAGTAGTGTTTGGTTGTCATGTGCTAGCTAAGTCTGGCTAAGTTAGTTTTTGTTTGGTTGGTTGGATTAGCGGGTACTGCTACCTCTTTCTCTACAATGGTGATCTTACCTCCTTCAGCTTATTCATCTCGATGGCAACTGGTGACGGCCCACCACAAAATCCTCCACTATCCAGAGAGGAGGGGATAAGGAAGTACGACAGAAGGAGCAGGGGAGGCCAAGCTGGAGCAGAGGAAGCCGCAAAGCTCGAGCTCCACCGAGGTTTGAGGATTCCACGAGAACTTTCCATTCTCTTCCCCGCTGTTGGGGTGCTGCGCTGCCTTTCCTCCGTCTCGACCTCGACTCGACTCATCCATCCATCCGCCAGCGAGCCAGCCAGCCTCCTGACGCACGCTCTCTCTCCAGTGTTGCGGAGCGAAGCGTGGCCGAGGGGGAAGAAGAGGATAGGCGGCGTGGACTGGCGCGGTGAATTGAACCACCGACATGGCTGACTCCGCCAAGCGCTACCTCCTCTCCTTCCGCCGCCCGCCACCGCCGTCGTGTCCGGTCCCCGACCCGCATCACGGCCACCATGGCCATCTCGGCCTTCCGCTCCACCCCGCCCACCTCCCATCCTCGGCCATCTCGGGGGCGGCGGGGGCGGGTGCCAGCGCCATCCTGCAACCACACGCCACTCCGGAGGGCCGCCTGAGTGAGGGCCGAAGAGAGGGTGTGGGGAGATGGCGTGGCACCGCCGGCGGTCCAGGAACGAACGCGTTGCCAGACGAAGGATGTAGACGCGGGCGGTGACGAGAGCTCAGTTCAGGGCTTAGCCAAGCCTGGCCCCCAAAGAACGACCAGCCCATGCGTTTTTCCAGAGCCTGGCTAAGGAGTGGTCGGTGGCTTCGGAGTCTGACTTAAACCTCTAAACAGACAACCAAACAGCATGAAGGTGGCTTACTGGAATCTGACTAGGACTTAGCCACCTAACCAAAAAGACCCATAGTGTCAGCGCCGGGCCGCGTATACAGACAGCCTAGTGTAATTACGAGGCTGTTCACTTTCTTCTTCCTAGCACGCCGCCGCGCCGTCGACTCGAACGCCACTGCTGCTTGCCTGCTTCCCTCGAGCAAGAAGCTCATCTCCTAACGGCCGATCTAACGACACCGGGCCGGGGAAAGCGCGAGCCGTCCTCGATCTCCTGCCGGCAACGAGCTCCGGCGCCGGAGTCCATCACGATCCCCTGGTCTGGTAAGCAGAGAAcatcgcccccccccccccccctcttatCTGGTGTCTCTATCTGGCACACATCTCCCGTTCCTGAACTGTTGCGACCCAAATTGATgcgttcctcttcctcctcggcGTCCTCGCTGAAAGAATTGACCTTACCTCACCGAAGATTTACCTTGGTCCCAGGCCCCAGCGATGGCGTCGTCGTCGGAGCCTTTCGCTGGGCAGGGAAGGCGCGTCGAGCCCGTTCGCGCCGCCACCAACATCGGTGCTCTGCCCCTGGACGCCCTGTACGACATCCTGCTCCGCCTCCCGGCCAAGGAACTCTGCCGCCTCCGCCTGGTGTGCCGGTCATGGCGCGCCCTGCTCTCCGACGCAGCCTTCGCCGCTGCCCACGCGGCACGCTACCCTGAGCCACTCATCCTCGTCGGCTACAACAACGATCCTGTATTAGAATCAAGTGGTGACTGGAAATACCAAGGCGTCATCAGCGTCATGGATCTGTCCGGGCACGTAGTCAAGAACCTGCGTGTGGACGGCCACATCATGAACATGTCGCTCCACCTCGCCTGCGTCAAGAAGACCGGAGACGGCAGCTGCCGGCTGGTGAACCCAGCCACTGGAGCCGTGCACCACGTGCCCAGAGAGAATCCGGCTTACGGCTACAGCGACAGATTGTGCCCGTTTGGGCAGGTTGCCAGCACGAGAGAGTACAAGGTGCTTCGAAAGGTTTCCTATTCGCTCAATGGCAACCCTCGTGTTCTCTATGAGATCTGCACCATTGTCGGTAGGAGCAGTGCTGTTCATGGTCAGGCGCAGTGGAGGATGATTCAGGATCCTCCATGCTGTATTGATATTGATTGGTGCGCCAAGGCCAGTGTGGTCATCGATGGAGTTGTCTACTTCCTAAGCAAGAACTGTGCATCTTCTGCTGGTGGGGGTGGTTCTGAGAAGCAAGATTGGATAGTGTCATTTGACCTTGAGACAGAGAGGTGGCGACCAAATATCAGGGGACCCCAAGGCCTTATCATCCACAATGGACTGGTTGTTGAGAAGAAGCTTTCATTAGTCAACCTAAATGGCTCACTGGTTATTGTTCATGTCCGGTATCCCTATATGGACCTTTGGTGTCTGTTGGACTCCGACAAGGGCCACTGGGTCAGGCAATACAGCATTTCGATCAAAGCGTGCTACCGCCGCAGTCTGTTGTCCTTTACTCCCTTGATTGTGTTAGACGATGGCAGGATAGTCATACATATCAATGGGTTGGGACTGGGAATGTTGAAGATTTATGACCCCAAAACCAACAAGGTGTCGAGCGTTGTGGAGACGGGTCTCAGCAGTGCGGTTAGTGTGTACACAGGAACCTTGCTGAGCTTAGAGTGGTGAGGCCAGTATCTATGTTGTGGATTTGTGGTTATTTGTCCGTCTGGTTTATGTGAAAGACTTTGGCTTTTATACTTTCTTTGGTCCTTATCGCTATGATAGGACTGTTTCTTGTTTCTGTTGGCGAGGAGTTTGTTAACTGAAACATGCATGTTCAGAGAGTTATAATCTTTTGCCTTTTAAACTAAACTGCACCGTGACTAGATTTGCTGCCATTGCTGACTGCTGTTGCCAAGGCTGACAAGGGCTATGTATGATCCTTCTCCAATGTTATAATCCGTTATTAATCACCATTAGCTTAGTTTTGTTTATAGGTTTCTATTGACAAGTCAGTTGAGTAATTGTCAACGGAAGCCCCATCCCCGTGGAGACAATTTTGAAAATGGCATGCAAGGTGAGCTCTTTTCTGTAGGAGGGAGGGTATTCCTGTTCTCTTTTAGTATTCCTGTTAGTTATTGAGCAAAACACTGAAACAGAGATTTGATTGTATTCTAATGACATGAATTGAGTGGTATATATCATGAAAATATAACATCTTGTGAATTGATCTACAGTTTCTATATCTTTAAGGATAGACGAACTTCTGACCCCCTGCCCAAAAAGTTCACTCTCTCAATTATTATTTGGAGAACTATTTGGTACCCTGTTTGGTTCTACTATACCACAACGTTTCTAGCACTGGTGGCGTGTTTACATGGTTTTGTGAAACTACATACAAAAGTTGAGGTTCGTAATAAGTGGCAAGATCCAGGATACTCAAGATTTTGTAAAGTTTGAGGTTTTAGAAAAATTACTCTGAATTTTATATATTGTTAAAATTTACCTTGTGGTGATTTGTAACACCAAGACATGGAATTTTGCTGTCAAGAGTTGCTGACTTGCTACACCCCAATACTGGTCAATGGGATGAGGATTTAGTTTGGAATTTGTTTTGGCCAGAAGATGTACCGTTCATTTTGGTATTACCCACTCATGTGGAAATTCAGGATTTAGTAGCCTGGCACTATGATCCTAATGGTGTTTTTTCAGTGAAACCGGCTTACAGATTATGATGTGATGATCATCAGCAACAAGTACACACAGTTCAGGTGCAGCAAGCTCTGGGAGATCGGGTGATGAGGGCAAGATTTGGTCGGACATTTGGAACTTGGAAGGTCCGGACCGACTGAACATTTCATTTGGAGATTTGCCCATAATTCTTTGGCGCTGTGTTCTAATTTAGAAAGGCATGGCATGAAAACGGACGAATGGTGTGTCATGTGTAACAGAGTTGGAGAGGATGGCTGCCA from Sorghum bicolor cultivar BTx623 chromosome 8, Sorghum_bicolor_NCBIv3, whole genome shotgun sequence encodes:
- the LOC8073475 gene encoding putative F-box protein At3g17500; protein product: MASSSEPFAGQGRRVEPVRAATNIGALPLDALYDILLRLPAKELCRLRLVCRSWRALLSDAAFAAAHAARYPEPLILVGYNNDPVLESSGDWKYQGVISVMDLSGHVVKNLRVDGHIMNMSLHLACVKKTGDGSCRLVNPATGAVHHVPRENPAYGYSDRLCPFGQVASTREYKVLRKVSYSLNGNPRVLYEICTIVGRSSAVHGQAQWRMIQDPPCCIDIDWCAKASVVIDGVVYFLSKNCASSAGGGGSEKQDWIVSFDLETERWRPNIRGPQGLIIHNGLVVEKKLSLVNLNGSLVIVHVRYPYMDLWCLLDSDKGHWVRQYSISIKACYRRSLLSFTPLIVLDDGRIVIHINGLGLGMLKIYDPKTNKVSSVVETGLSSAVSVYTGTLLSLEW